Genomic window (Lycium barbarum isolate Lr01 chromosome 2, ASM1917538v2, whole genome shotgun sequence):
CTTTAAAATTTATTTACATGAAATCTTTGAACGTCACTTAGTTTTAAAAAAACAGATGATAACTAACATAAAGGTTCAAATAAAGAGATAACAAACGAAGAGGTCCAAGTAATACtcaaaatcaaataaaaaaataacaattCATCTCCTCAATTAGCTGGGCAAACGCGaataacataacataaaagtaCACTAATAGGTAAACTAAAAATAACGACGAGTCTAGCTCTCGTATCACGCCTATTGAACTCAACAATGAATTTAACAGGTAAATTCCTAagttgcataaaaaaaaaaatagaggtgGATATAGCATGTTTGTTATGATTTTAACCGAATTCAATTTATCATACATGATATATATTTTTATGTAAAAATTACCAAAGTTACAACAAATATTAAAATTCAAACCCGTAATTCCAAAGTTCAATTGGTCAAAATGTAAAATTTAAAGGTAAAAttcattaaaattaaaatatttagaaCAGACAACATTTTTGCTCaactaaaattaattaattacatAATGTTCAAATCAAAAGGTGTAAGTAAATGTAACCACATGACATGAGTTCATTCCTCCACCACCGGGACCGGGGGAATATAGACAAATAAATATACAGTCTTCAACACAACACAAGTAGAACAAAATACAGTCACCTTACCCCACCCCCATCTCATTCTCATTCTCTCTATGTGTATATATATcaaacacaatatatatatataaatgtaatcCAGGTCCTATTGTATCTAATAATGTTTGTTCTTGAGAAATGGTGAGTTTGGATATAAAATTTTTCACAGAAGATGAAATGAGTTGGTGCTACTGAGTAATATATACTGACTTCACGCGGATCAAGAAAATGCTGGGATCCAACTGAACATTTTTTTACAGGGGGGCTGTTTGTTTTTTGTCTTGTTTTGGCCTATTGGGAGTTCAAATTTACTCTTTCTTGGATTGAATTTCAAGTTTTCAATTCTACTCCATAGTTTTCCCGCTTTGTTTGATATTTGCAGTGCATCTGCTCTGCAATGAATTCATTCCTCTGAGGGTCTTAttctctctgttttttttttttctcttttatttgcCCCCCTTCATTTATTCATTTGAAAAAAGAAAGTTAAAAAAGATGAATGCTAGAGTGAGGACTAGTTTGCAGTCTATGAAAACTCCATCCAAGAATGTAAAGGTGAGATTTTTACTGATACTTTGGATTAAAAAATTTGTGGGTGCtgatttgtttttcattttattCTGGAAATTATGCATTCAATGAGATATTGTTGAATATGTTTGCAGTTTTGAggtaaaaaaaattgaagctttATTTGATTAGTATAGAATGGTTCTGAATCCTGTTGCAGTTTAAATGATCCAATTAGCTTAAGCAGATTTTGGGTTTTTGATTTGTGTTTTACAGAATTAAATActatgaaaaaaaagaaaaagttgtaATGTTTGATTGATTCTTATCCACATCCGTTTCATattgttctttgcttttttccTTTTTATCTGCATGTTTGTGCTTTATGCTTTTCCGTTACATCTATAATTCCTTTCTTGTGGAAGCTGAATTTGTTTATGTCTCCTTTTCTTGTTTGAAGGAGAAAGTGGAAATGCAAGGAAACAAGAAAATGGGTACTGAGAAAACACCTATAAATAGACGAAAAGCAATCAGAGAAAGAAAGATGGCATTGTTACAAGATGTAATTAACACATTTGATTCTTGAATACTTTATCTTTACTGTACATCTGTTAGTAGTACTAGTATGCAATTTGTACTAATTAATTATGTGTAAATTGTAGGTTGATAAGCTAAAGAAGAAACTCAGGCATGAGGAAAATGTCCATAGAGCTCTCGAAAGGGCATTTACTCGACCCCTCGGTGCTCTTCCTCGTCTTCCTCCTTATCTCCCTCCGAATGTTAgtgtttcttcttcttcaattatGTTATTGCAATGTATAATTTGAGATTGAATTGTACTAGCTGAAGGAACTAGTGAAATTCAATTGATGTTGTCATAAGTTTGAAGAGGAGATTGTTTTACTCGTTAGTTCATTTCATTACTAAATAAACAGGAATTAGCGACTCTATAGCTAAACAACAACATCCATCCCTTAATAGGATTAGCGACCGGTTATCACAAAATTATATGTTAGCTACGAGCCATTTAGTGACGAATTAGCGACAAACTTCGTAgatgatttcatttttttttttttaacgtttGTGGCTtaaaattttgagaattgaaataCTAAGCGTAATTCTGTAATTGGAAATTCATAGACACTGGAGCTTCTTGCTGAAGTGGCTGTTTTGGAGGAGGAAGTCGTTAGGCTCGAGGAGAAAGTTGTGCATTTCAGGCAAGGATTGTATCAGGAAGCCGTCTATATTTCGTCTTCCaagaggaatatggataatgtgacaGATACCATTGAACAAAATCAAGTAAAGAGTCCGAAGCAGAAGCAAACAAAGTTATCACCCCAACTGGAATCGAATTCAGCTTCATTCTCGGGAAGACATTTGCCTTCTCTCTCTGGTAACTGTTGTTCCAATTGTAAAAGGAAAATGATATTCATGCTTGTCGAGGTAATTGAGTAAGAGAGTGATCTTATCCTTTTGAAATTCATGTTTTATCAGATGACAGCTGCTTAAAAGAGAACAACTCATGGTCTTCCACGAAAAGCAAGCACCGATCAGTAAATGCGACTGTGAAAACTGTCAGAACTCCTGCTAAGAAGAAGCGCGTAGATCCTCAGAAATTGCAGGTTGATAATTCAGTGAGCTTCAATTTTTCCAAACTAAGAATCTTATGCAGCATAACAGATATAGATTTTTTTATGAATTTCAGATGGAGGACCAAGTAATGTACCAGGGGAGTCTGGAAGAGAGAATTTTTGTTACTCAAGATAGAAAACCGTCATCAGATGAAAGTCCAAACACAAtctctgaaaatattttgaaATGCTTGTCGAATATTTTCCTCAGAATGAGCTCTAGGAAGAACAGGAGTACAGCAGATACTTTGCCTTCATTGACAGGATATAATTCATGTGAGAGCATTGAGAAGAAAGAGTTTGGAGATCCTTATAGAATATGTTCAAAATTTGAAAGGAGAGATATCGGTCCATATAAACATTTATATGCAGTTGAAGCTTCTTCTATCAATCCAAATCGAACAACAATATCTGTTTTCCTAGTTCGTAGACTAAAGTAAGTTGGTAAATATTGCTTGGTGAGATTATATAATCTTTCAAAATATTCTATTAGGATTTTTTCTCACATATATTAGTCCTCTTTTCAGACTTTTGCTCGAGAAACTTGCATCAGCAAATTTACAGGGCCTTACCCACCAAGAAAAGCTCGCTTTCTGGATCAACATTTACAATTCATGCATGATGAATGTAATTTGGTTACCAATACTAATATGTGTTACTGATTTATGAATATGCTGCCTTCCAAATTTTGTTTTTATTATTGCTCATTTTTTCGTCATTCGGTTAACATTTGCAGGCCTTCCTGGAGTATGGCCTACCTGAGAGCCCTGAAATGGTTGTGGCATTGATGCAAAAGGTAATGCTTCGGTGTCCTATCCTATCCGTGCAATCAATTGTACGCTCTCATGCAACAAGCCTGCTAATTCAATTAGTTGACAATGATATGATGTGTGTTCTCCACTTTCAATTAGTTGACAATGATATATTGTGTGTTCTCCACTTTTTAATTAGTGAAGTTCCACCTTTTGCAGGCAACAATAAATGTTAGTGGCCACTTGCTTAATGCCATAACCATTGAGCATTTCATTCTGAGGTTGCCTTATCACTCGAAATTCGTAAGAGGCTTTTCAACTTGAACGGATTTACATTTTGTCCTGCTCATGCTCTAAAGTTTAACTTACTAGTCTACCCTGTTTGATTTGCTCTCACCAGACTTTTGCAAAGGGCGTAAAGAATGATGAGATGACCGCACGCAGCATCTTTGGTTTGGAGTTCTCTGAACCACTGGTGACATTTGCGCTCTCTTGTGGAAGTTTCTCCTCTCCTGCTGTAAGTTTTAAGCATCATTGTCCTCGAAGTATTACACGTGAGAAAGTTTAATCTATGGAAAAGTTCCAAATATGCCTTAAAGTATTCGAAATCAAGCAAATATGCCCTTCTTTGATAGTGCAGCTCACATATGCCCTTACTGTCCAATAGTTGGCCTTTTTTCACTTATTAATCAGCTAATTAGGTTAATTGGGGCTCCAATTAAATTAAGGACATATTTGGACCAAGACCAACCATTGAACGGTAAGGGAAAATTTGAGCTAAACTATTAACGAAGGTCATATCTGCTCAATTTCAAATACTTTAAGGGCAATATTTGGACTTTTTCTGTTTAATCTATTTAAATCTAACATCTAGTACTATAGATCATTGTAACAATCCCAATTGTGTTACATAATTTTTAACTTGTAAGCAACACAAGTGGTATATGTAATAGTGCCATCATTAACTGACCAACATGAGTCTTCATATTTCCACAAAAAGCGCCACTTTATCTGGTTTTCAAGTCGTCTTTGTTGTTGTTATATACAAAACAATGCTAATTTAGGAGCTGTCTTAAATAGGTGAGAGTATACACCGCAGCAAATATTGAAAATGAGCTTCAAGTTGCAAAGAAAGAGTATTTGCAAGCATCCGTTGGCGTTTCAACATCAAAGAAATTGGTAGCTATACCAAAGCTGTTGGACTGGTATCTGCTAGATTTTGCAAAGGATCTAGAGTCGCTACTTGATTGGATATGCCTTCAACTTCCAAACGAACGTGGAAAAGAAGCAATTAACTGCCTAGACAGAAGGAATAACGAGCCTCTTTCGCAGGTTCTTCAGATAGTGCCATATGAATTTAGTTTCCGGTACCTTTTACACATGTAAGTTTTGTTTTACAATCTAGTAGACTTTAAGTGTTTGGTGGTATAGAGGGGGGATACAGATACATATATAGTTAAGTTTAAGTGTATATTTTGTAAGTAAGTTTTGACACTTTTAAGGAGTAATTATTTACAAAGTTCGGCATTCTTGCTAGGATTTTCCTTACTGGTGTCTGATCTTACTAGGAGTGAGgtgagtgaaaaaaaaaaaaagtaacactTATAATTACTTTCTCTTTTTGTTTTGTGtttactttcatttttttttaattttgttacATGACATGAAAACTCCTTTCTTTTTGCCTCAGTTTCCCTCAACTTTCCCTTTGACAAAAATGTATCCTTCCAAAAACATGGCAAGATGGCAACTCTATAGTTTAGTGTAACAATCAGAATTTTTTAGTCAGTTCTGATTTTATCTCCAAGAACTGAACAGATAGCCAACTGTATATATTTTAATAGAAAGTGGCATCTAAGAGATTTGTTCATTAAAAGAACATTGGTGTGAATGGAGACACACCATTATACAATTCTGTGAAACATTGAATTCTATTGGATTCGTTACCAATATAATTTTAAGGAGATATGCAGCTGGATCTTTGCCATAATGCCTACTAGAGACAAATAAGGACAGTAGAATCCCAATTGCCATTAAATTATGTCTTTCTGTAGTACTATTTCTCCTCATAAAACAATCACTGAATAATTCttattatttagtatttttgtaTAACTTATTATCAGTATCATTTTACATACACCTTGACTACTCAACCAAGTATCTGTTACATCCATCAACACACATGTATCGAGTATCTTTGTCCACCAAAACTTAAGCGGATGACAAGAAATCACTTAGTGCTTGTTTGGAAAGTCACCTTGTAATTGAATTTGGATGTAATTGgttgtaattacacagttttgTATGTTTGTCTGGCCAAATAATTACTTAGTCAACATGTACTTGATTCTAATAGAAAGGAAGAAATTACACTCTCTAATTCTCAAAAGTGGATAGAAACTTGGTGGTGCATCGTGTAATACTAATTGactttttcaacttttttttcatcatttttaatACTGTATTTCTTATATATACTTGTGAAAGAATAGATTTACCCTGAAAGTGTGAAAGGAAATGTAGTTAAATTGAGAATGAGAAGCTTCATTGGCTGAGTTGGTGGTGCACATAGTTATGGATGGAACATGGCAAATGATGCTAGGCTGTTAATAATGTGCAACTATTTATTGGATAGTGACTAGGCTAGAGATATGTTGCATCAATTATTCAACTTTGACTTTAAAGGAAATATTCAATATAACTTTCACAAATTCTGTATTTACCATGCGTTATTTTTGCTTATTAGCGGAGCCAAGATTTTAATTTTTTGGGTTCTAATTATAGAATGATGACTTTAAGGTCTGATAACTGAGTTCTAAATtggtatgtgtatatatgtaatgaaaattttaacaaaaatatattatttgaGCAAAAGTTATTGAATTTGACTGAACCATAGTTGTTCTTCTACGTCTACTCTGCTTATAAAGGTAGTAGTAATTTTTCTTAAAAGTAGTAGTAATTTTTCCTAAACCCACCTAAGCTAGGATAGGATTGTTCTTATATGTGGCATAGCGTGCTAGAGATATTTGGAATCACGTAATTTAGAGAACAGACCACGTTAGATGGTTGTTAAGTACACTATTAATGCATCATCAAGAGACTATATTAGATAGTTCCTTGTTTTCACATCATCAtttatattaatatattcaaTAGAAAGTGAAGTTAATTGTTGTTATTAAGGAAAATCTTCATTCTATAAGGCCCTCAAAATTTAGCCCAAAAGGGTTCGTTCTTATATTATAAACAATTCAATTCAAAGGTTAAAAATTATAAAATAAGTTAATCCTACAATCAGTAAACCTATAAATCAATCAGTAAACCTATAAATGTTTGTATAGTTCGTCATGTAGATATTGCAAACAGAAATTTAGTTAATATGGTCTAGCTTacgatatataaatataaaattgcCTTCCAAAACCCAATGACAAAAATTCTATTTATGAATTTATAGATGTTGTAATATAAATACTCATATAATAGGACTATGGTGTATGATTCAGTTTGCATGCATCTCGGTTATTTCACCGGATACATGCTATCTTTATCACGCTATCAAGAAAGCTACACAAGAATCGGATAACTTTACCGAGTAGAACGTAGAAAGctaggaagaaatgaagaaatcACCAACCACTAAAGCTTGAACGTATGTTATGGATTTTTAACCTCTTAGAGATACAAGTGTCAAGAACTCTCTCTCCTCTTATTTATTTTCTGTTTTGGGGAAAGGGCAAAGAGTATGATTGAAGATACTGTCACTATGGCACACATGCTAGGTCAGAAAAGGACTTCACAAG
Coding sequences:
- the LOC132627907 gene encoding uncharacterized protein LOC132627907; translated protein: MNARVRTSLQSMKTPSKNVKEKVEMQGNKKMGTEKTPINRRKAIRERKMALLQDVDKLKKKLRHEENVHRALERAFTRPLGALPRLPPYLPPNTLELLAEVAVLEEEVVRLEEKVVHFRQGLYQEAVYISSSKRNMDNVTDTIEQNQVKSPKQKQTKLSPQLESNSASFSGRHLPSLSDDSCLKENNSWSSTKSKHRSVNATVKTVRTPAKKKRVDPQKLQMEDQVMYQGSLEERIFVTQDRKPSSDESPNTISENILKCLSNIFLRMSSRKNRSTADTLPSLTGYNSCESIEKKEFGDPYRICSKFERRDIGPYKHLYAVEASSINPNRTTISVFLVRRLKLLLEKLASANLQGLTHQEKLAFWINIYNSCMMNAFLEYGLPESPEMVVALMQKATINVSGHLLNAITIEHFILRLPYHSKFTFAKGVKNDEMTARSIFGLEFSEPLVTFALSCGSFSSPAVRVYTAANIENELQVAKKEYLQASVGVSTSKKLVAIPKLLDWYLLDFAKDLESLLDWICLQLPNERGKEAINCLDRRNNEPLSQVLQIVPYEFSFRYLLHM